The following coding sequences lie in one Glycine soja cultivar W05 chromosome 16, ASM419377v2, whole genome shotgun sequence genomic window:
- the LOC114390078 gene encoding receptor-like protein EIX2: MNSSIYILVFLHLWLFSLPCRESVCIPSERETLLKIKNNLIDPSNRLWSWNHNHTNCCHWYGVLCHNVTSHVLQLHLNTTFSAAFYDGYYHFDEEAYEKSQFGGEISPCLADLKHLNHLNLSGNYFLGAGMSIPSFLGTMTSLTHLDLSLTGFMGKIPSQIGNLSNLVYLDLGGYSVEPMLAENVEWVSSMWKLEYLHLSYANLSKAFHWLHTLQSLPSLTHLDLSGCTLPHYNEPSLLNFSSLQTLHLSFTSFSPAISFVPKWIFKLKKLVSLQLWGNEIQGPIPGGIRNLTLLQNLDLSGNSFSSSIPDCLYGLHRLKFLNLRDNHLHGTISDALGNLTSLVELDLSGNQLEGNIPTSLGNLCNLRDIDFSNLKLNQQVNELLEILAPCISHGLTRLAVQSSRLSGHLTDHIGAFKNIDTLLFSNNSIGGALPRSFGKLSSLRYLDLSTNKFSGNPFESLGSLCKLSSLYIGGNLFQTVVKEDDLANLTSLMEIHASGNNFTLKVGPNWLPNFQLFHLDVRSWQLGPSFPSWIKSQNKLEYLDMSNAGIIDSIPTQMWEALPQVLYLNLSHNHIHGESGTTLKNPISIPVIDLSSNHLCGKLPYLSSDVSQLDLSSNSFSESMNDFLCNDQDEPMQLQFLNLASNNLSGEIPDCWMNWTFLVNVNLQSNHFVGNLPQSMGSLAELQSLQIRNNTLSGIFPTSLKKNNQLISLDLGENNLSGCIPTWVGEKLLKVKILRLRSNSFAGHIPNEICQMSHLQVLDLAENNLSGNIPSCFCNLSAMTLKNQSTDPSIYSEAQYVGSSYSSIYSMVSVLLWLKGRGDEYRNILGLVTSIDLSSNKLLGEIPRKITNLNGLNFLNLSHNQLIGHIPQGIGNMGSLQSIDFSRNQLSGEIPPTISKLSFLSMLDVSYNHLKGKIPTGTQLQTFDASSFIGNNLCGLPLPINCSSNGKTHSYEGSDGHGVNWFFVSATIGFVVGFWIVIAPLLICRSWRYAYFHFLDHVWFKLQSFRSGSITV, encoded by the coding sequence ATGAATTCCTCCATTTATATTCTTGTCTTTCTCCACCTTTGGTTGTTCAGCTTACCATGCAGAGAGAGTGTGTGTATCCCAAGTGAGCGTGAGACACTTTTGAAGATTAAGAATAATCTCATAGATCCTTCCAATAGGCTTTGGTCTTGGAATCATAATCATACCAACTGTTGCCACTGGTATGGAGTCCTCTGCCACAACGTCACTTCCCATGTTCTTCAGCTTCACCTCAACACTACGTTTTCTGCTGCTTTCTATGATGGCTACTATCACTTCGATGAGGAAGCTTATGAGAAATCCCAGTTTGGTGGAGAGATAAGTCCTTGTTTGGCTGATTTAAAGCATTTGAATCACTTGAACTTGAGCGGCAATTATTTCCTTGGAGCAGGTATGTCAATTCCTTCTTTCCTTGGGACAATGACTTCCTTGACTCACCTCGACCTCTCTCTTACTGGATTCATGGGGAAGATTCCATCTCAGATTGGGAATCTCTCCAATTTGGTCTATCTTGACCTCGGAGGTTATTCTGTCGAGCCTATGTTAGCTGAAAATGTAGAATGGGTATCAAGTATGTGGAAGCTTGAATATCTTCATTTGAGTTATGCAAACCTATCCAAAGCATTTCATTGGCTACACACTCTCCAATCTCTTCCTTCTTTGACCCACCTAGATTTGTCAGGATGCACACTCCCTCACTATAATGAACCATCCTTGCTCAACTTCTCATCTCTGCAAACTCTCCATCTTTCCTTCACTAGTTTTTCCCCTGCCATTTCTTTTGTCCCCAAGTGgatattcaaattgaaaaaacttgTTTCTCTTCAATTATGGGGTAATGAAATCCAAGGTCCGATTCCTGGCGGTATTCGAAACCTCacacttcttcaaaatcttgacTTGTCTGGAAATTCATTCTCATCTTCTATACCTGATTGCTTATATGGTCTTCATCGTCTCAAGTTCCTCAACCTAAGGGACAACCACTTGCATGGGACTATTTCTGATGCCCTGGGAAATTTGacttctcttgttgaacttgatTTATCAGGTAATCAACTTGAAGGAAACATTCCAACTTCTTTGGGTAATCTCTGCAACTTAAGGGACATTGATTTCTCAAATCTCAAACTCAACCAACAGGTTAATGAACTTTTAGAAATTCTTGCTCCTTGTATTTCCCATGGACTCACAAGACTTGCAGTTCAGAGTTCACGACTTTCAGGCCATCTGACAGATCATATTGGggcatttaaaaatattgacacGTTACTTTTTTCCAACAACTCAATTGGTGGTGCTCTTCCTAGATCATTTGGAAAACTTTCATCATTAAGATATCTTGATCTGTCTACTAATAAATTCAGTGGAAATCCATTTGAAAGTCTTGGATCACTCTGTAAATTGTCATCTCTTTATATTGGTGGCAATCTTTTTCAAACTGTTGTCAAGGAAGATGATCTTGCAAATCTTACAAGCTTGATGGAGATTCATGCATCAGGGAACAATTTCACTTTAAAAGTGGGTCCCAATTGGCTTCCTAATTTTCAGCTTTTCCATTTGGATGTGAGATCATGGCAGTTAGGTCCCAGCTTTCCATCGTGGATTAAGTCACAAAACAAACTTGAATATTTAGACATGTCTAACGCAGGGATTATTGATTCTATTCCCACACAGATGTGGGAAGCACTTCCTCAGGTTTTGTATTTAAACCTCTCTCATAATCACATCCATGGTGAGAGTGGGACTACATTAAAGAATCCAATATCTATCCCCGTTATTGATCTAAGCTCAAATCACTTGTGTGGTAAATTACCCTATCTTTCAAGTGATGTGTCTCAGTTAGATCTTTCAAGCAATTCATTCTCTGAATCCATGAATGACTTTTTATGCAATGATCAGGACGAGCCAATGCAATTACAATTTCTGAATCTTGCATCAAATAATTTGTCAGGAGAGATACCTGATTGCTGGATGAATTGGACATTTCTTGTGAATGTAAATTTACAAAGCAACCATTTTGTTGGGAACTTACCCCAATCCATGGGTTCCTTGGCAGAGCTGCAGTCTTTACAAATTCGTAACAACACACTCTCAGGAATATTTCCAACCAGTTTGAAGAAGAATAACCAATTGATATCCTTGGACCTTGGGGAAAATAATCTTTCAGGATGTATTCCAACATGGGTTGGAGAAAAGCTCTTAAAAGTGAAAATCCTTCGCCTTCGATCAAACAGTTTTGCCGGCCACATTCCAAATGAAATATGTCAGATGAGTCATCTTCAGGTTTTAGACCTTGCAGAAAACAATCTGTCTGGCAATATACCGAGCTGTTTTTGTAACTTGAGTGCCATGACACTAAAGAACCAAAGTACAGATCCTTCTATCTATTCTGAAGCACAATATGTTGGTAGCTCTTACTCTTCCATCTATAGTATGGTTAGTGTGCTACTATGGCTGAAAGGAAGAGGAGATGAGTATAGAAACATTCTGGGTTTGGTAACAAGCATTGATCTGTCAAGTAACAAATTATTAGGAGAAATACCTAGAAAAATCACAAATCTAAATGGATTGAACTTTTTGAACTTGTCCCACAACCAATTGATTGGTCATATTCCACAAGGCATTGGTAATATGGGATCATTACAATCCATTGATTTTTCTAGGAATCAACTTTCTGGTGAAATCCCTCCAACCATTTCAAAATTGAGCTTTTTGAGCATGCTAGACGTGTCTTATAATCATTTGAAGGGAAAAATTCCAACAGGAACTCAATTGCAAACCTTTGATGCCTCCAGCTTTATTGGCAACAATTTATGTGGTCTACCACTGCCCATAAACTGCAGCTCCAATGGGAAAACTCATAGTTATGAAGGAAGTGATGGGCATGGAGTGAATTGGTTTTTTGTTAGTGCGACAATTGGATTTGTTGTGGGATTCTGGATAGTGATTGCTCCTTTACTGATTTGTAGATCATGGAGGTATGCCTATTTTCATTTCCTTGATCATGTGTGGTTCAAACTTCAATCTTTTCGCTCAGGTAGTATCACTGTTTAG